A DNA window from Bradyrhizobium barranii subsp. barranii contains the following coding sequences:
- a CDS encoding YVTN family beta-propeller repeat protein produces the protein MRAGILAALAASLCAASIGGASAEEAFVTNQLSDDLMVVDLATSRSVATIPIGGKPAGVAVSADGRFAYVTSPDAKAVTVVDAATRQVSGRIEVGGGPLGIAVTPDGKTVYVADWYAAAVRVIDTASRSITASIAVGASPSGLAVTPDGRLLLSADRDDDSVSVVDTATRERRAIIKVGTRPFGVTIDAEGKRAYTANVGSNDVSVIDIAASHEIGRVPVGMRPYAVALTQGRGFVTDQYGGTVSVFDLATLKPVKRINVGDYPEGINATADGKRIIVACWESNTLSIIDATELKVIGEVKTGDGPRAFGAFLRRTE, from the coding sequence GTGCGGGCGGGGATCCTGGCGGCGCTCGCCGCCAGCCTCTGCGCTGCCAGTATTGGCGGCGCGTCCGCCGAAGAGGCATTCGTCACCAACCAGCTCAGCGACGATCTGATGGTCGTGGACCTCGCGACATCGCGCAGCGTCGCGACCATCCCGATCGGGGGCAAGCCGGCCGGCGTGGCCGTCAGCGCGGACGGGCGCTTTGCCTATGTGACGAGCCCCGACGCCAAGGCGGTGACCGTGGTCGACGCCGCAACGCGGCAGGTCTCGGGGCGGATCGAGGTCGGCGGCGGGCCGCTCGGCATTGCCGTGACGCCCGATGGCAAGACGGTCTACGTCGCGGACTGGTATGCGGCGGCGGTGCGGGTGATCGATACGGCCTCGCGCAGTATCACGGCCAGCATCGCGGTCGGCGCATCCCCGTCCGGCCTTGCTGTGACGCCTGATGGCAGGCTGCTGCTCTCGGCGGACCGCGACGACGACAGCGTCTCGGTGGTCGATACCGCGACGCGTGAGCGCAGGGCGATTATCAAGGTCGGCACCCGTCCGTTCGGCGTCACCATCGATGCCGAGGGAAAACGCGCCTACACCGCCAATGTCGGCTCCAACGACGTCTCGGTGATCGACATCGCCGCGAGCCACGAGATCGGCCGCGTGCCGGTCGGGATGCGTCCCTATGCGGTAGCGCTGACGCAAGGGCGCGGCTTCGTCACCGACCAGTATGGCGGCACCGTCAGCGTGTTCGACCTGGCGACGCTGAAGCCGGTCAAGCGGATCAATGTCGGCGACTATCCCGAAGGCATCAATGCGACCGCCGACGGCAAGCGCATCATCGTCGCCTGCTGGGAGAGCAACACATTGAGCATCATCGATGCCACCGAGCTGAAGGTGATTGGCGAGGTCAAGACCGGCGACGGCCCGCGCGCGTTCGGCGCGTTTCTCAGGCGGACGGAGTAG
- a CDS encoding DUF433 domain-containing protein yields MRHERIEINPAIMDGKLVIRGTRVPVELVLRELGLA; encoded by the coding sequence ATGCGACACGAGCGCATTGAAATCAACCCTGCGATCATGGATGGCAAGCTCGTTATCCGTGGGACGCGTGTGCCGGTCGAATTGGTGTTGCGGGAGCTGGGGCTGGCATGA
- the uvrA gene encoding excinuclease ABC subunit UvrA — MDEVIKAKRQQQNAGSSLRAITIRGAREHNLKNVDVEIPRDKLVVFTGLSGSGKSSLAFDTIYAEGQRRYVESLSAYARQFLEMMQKPDVDQIDGLSPAISIEQKTTSKNPRSTVGTVTEIYDYMRLLWARVGVPYSPATGLPIESQTVSQMVDRVLALPEGTRLYLLAPVVRGRKGEYRKELAEWLKKGFQRVKIDGTFHELAEAPTLDKKFPHDIDVVVDRIVVRADIGQRLAESFETALKLAEGLAVVEFADAPAAAAQAEEKKKTAKIHDKSGPERILFSEKFACPVSGFTIPEIEPRLFSFNNPYGACPACGGLGVEQHVDEDLVIPDKELPIGKGAIAPWAKSSSPYYIQTLTALGKHYKFTLTTKWKDLPKKTQNAILLGSGEDEIKFSYEDGVRSYDTKKPFEGVITNINRRYRETESEWAREELAKYFHDVPCEGCKGFRLKPEALCVKIGGKHIGEISELSVRKAGEWFETVPEALNTQQNEIAGRILKEIRERLTFLLDVGLNYLTLSRSSGTLSGGESQRIRLASQIGSGLTGVLYVLDEPSIGLHQRDNARLLDTLKRLRDLGNTVIVVEHDEDAILLADYVLDIGPGAGMHGGNIVAEGTPAEIMRNPKSLTGKYLTGELEVEVPERRPPNHRRTIKVVNARGNNLKNVTAEIPLGLFTAVTGVSGGGKSTLLIDTLYKAIARKLNNASEGAAPHDRIEGLEHIDKIIDIDQSPIGRTPRSNPATYTGAFTPIREWFAGLPEAKARGYEPGRFSFNVKGGRCEACQGDGVIKIEMHFLPDVYVTCDVCKGKRYNRETLEVLFKGKSIADVLDMTVEEAADFFKAVPRVRETFQTLHRVGLDYIHVGQQATTLSGGEAQRVKLAKELSKRATGRTLYILDEPTTGLHFHDVKKLLEVLHELVAQGNTVVVIEHNLEVIKTADWVIDLGPEGGDGGGEIVAWGPPEDIAKAPRSYTGKFLEPVLKKARKPKRRSTSEAAE, encoded by the coding sequence ATGGATGAAGTGATCAAGGCGAAGCGCCAACAGCAGAACGCGGGATCCAGCCTGCGCGCAATTACGATCCGTGGCGCGCGCGAGCACAACCTCAAGAATGTCGACGTCGAGATCCCCCGCGACAAGCTGGTGGTGTTCACGGGGCTATCCGGCTCCGGCAAATCCTCGCTCGCCTTCGACACCATCTATGCCGAGGGCCAGCGCCGCTACGTCGAATCGCTGTCGGCCTATGCGCGTCAGTTCCTGGAGATGATGCAAAAGCCTGATGTCGACCAGATCGACGGCCTGTCGCCGGCGATCTCGATCGAGCAGAAGACGACGTCGAAGAACCCGCGCTCGACCGTCGGCACCGTCACCGAGATTTACGACTACATGCGCCTGCTCTGGGCGCGCGTCGGCGTGCCCTATTCGCCCGCCACGGGTCTGCCGATCGAGAGCCAGACCGTCTCGCAGATGGTCGACCGCGTGCTGGCGCTGCCCGAAGGCACCCGCCTCTATCTGCTCGCCCCCGTCGTCCGCGGCCGCAAGGGCGAGTACCGCAAGGAGCTCGCCGAATGGCTCAAGAAGGGCTTTCAGCGCGTCAAGATCGACGGCACCTTCCATGAGCTCGCGGAGGCGCCGACGCTCGACAAGAAATTTCCGCACGACATCGACGTCGTGGTCGACCGCATCGTGGTGCGCGCCGACATCGGCCAGCGCCTCGCCGAAAGCTTTGAGACCGCGCTGAAGCTCGCGGAGGGCCTCGCCGTCGTCGAGTTCGCCGATGCGCCTGCAGCGGCTGCACAAGCCGAAGAAAAGAAGAAGACCGCAAAAATTCACGACAAGAGCGGACCCGAGCGCATCCTGTTCTCCGAAAAATTCGCTTGCCCCGTCTCCGGCTTCACGATTCCGGAGATCGAGCCGCGCCTGTTCTCGTTCAACAATCCCTACGGCGCCTGCCCGGCCTGCGGCGGCCTCGGCGTCGAGCAGCATGTCGACGAAGACCTCGTCATCCCCGACAAGGAGCTCCCCATCGGTAAGGGCGCGATCGCGCCCTGGGCCAAGTCGTCGTCGCCTTACTATATTCAGACGCTGACCGCGCTCGGCAAGCACTACAAGTTCACGCTGACCACCAAATGGAAGGATCTGCCGAAGAAGACGCAGAACGCGATCCTCCTTGGCTCGGGCGAGGACGAGATCAAGTTCTCCTACGAGGACGGCGTCCGCTCCTACGACACCAAGAAGCCGTTCGAGGGCGTCATCACCAACATCAACCGCCGCTATCGCGAGACCGAGAGCGAGTGGGCGCGCGAGGAGCTCGCAAAGTATTTCCACGACGTCCCCTGCGAGGGCTGCAAGGGTTTCCGGCTGAAGCCCGAGGCGCTCTGCGTCAAGATCGGCGGCAAGCATATCGGCGAGATCTCGGAGCTGTCGGTCAGGAAGGCCGGCGAATGGTTCGAGACCGTGCCCGAAGCGCTGAACACGCAGCAGAACGAGATCGCCGGCCGCATCCTCAAGGAGATCCGCGAGCGCCTCACCTTCCTGCTCGACGTCGGCCTCAACTACCTCACTCTGTCCCGCTCCTCCGGCACGCTGTCCGGCGGCGAGAGCCAGCGCATCCGCCTCGCCTCGCAGATCGGCTCGGGACTGACTGGCGTGCTCTACGTGCTGGACGAGCCCTCGATCGGCCTGCACCAGCGCGACAACGCCCGCCTGCTCGATACGCTGAAGCGCCTGCGCGACCTCGGCAACACCGTGATCGTGGTCGAGCATGACGAGGACGCGATCCTGCTTGCCGACTACGTCCTCGACATCGGGCCCGGCGCCGGCATGCACGGCGGCAACATCGTCGCCGAAGGCACGCCCGCCGAGATCATGCGCAACCCGAAATCGCTCACCGGCAAATATCTCACCGGCGAGCTCGAGGTCGAGGTGCCGGAGCGGCGGCCGCCGAACCATCGCCGCACCATCAAGGTGGTCAACGCGCGTGGCAATAACCTCAAGAACGTCACGGCCGAGATTCCGCTCGGCCTGTTCACGGCCGTCACCGGCGTCTCCGGCGGCGGCAAGTCGACGCTGCTGATCGACACGCTCTACAAGGCCATCGCCCGCAAGCTGAACAACGCCAGCGAAGGCGCCGCCCCCCACGATCGCATCGAGGGCCTCGAGCACATCGACAAGATCATCGACATCGACCAGTCGCCGATCGGCCGCACGCCACGTTCGAACCCCGCGACCTACACCGGCGCCTTCACGCCGATCCGCGAATGGTTCGCCGGCCTGCCCGAGGCGAAGGCGCGCGGCTACGAGCCCGGCCGCTTCTCCTTCAACGTCAAGGGCGGCCGCTGCGAGGCCTGCCAGGGCGACGGCGTCATCAAGATCGAGATGCACTTCCTGCCCGACGTCTACGTCACCTGCGACGTCTGCAAGGGCAAGCGCTACAACCGCGAGACGCTCGAGGTCCTGTTCAAGGGCAAGAGCATCGCCGACGTGCTCGACATGACCGTCGAGGAAGCCGCCGACTTCTTCAAGGCGGTGCCGCGCGTGCGCGAGACCTTCCAGACCCTGCACCGCGTCGGCCTCGACTACATCCATGTCGGCCAGCAGGCGACGACCCTGTCGGGCGGCGAAGCCCAGCGCGTCAAGCTTGCAAAGGAACTGTCCAAGCGCGCCACTGGCCGCACACTCTACATCCTGGACGAGCCGACCACCGGCCTGCATTTCCACGACGTCAAGAAGCTGCTTGAGGTGCTGCACGAGCTGGTCGCACAGGGCAACACGGTCGTCGTCATCGAGCACAATCTCGAAGTCATCAAGACCGCCGACTGGGTCATCGACCTCGGCCCCGAAGGCGGCGACGGTGGCGGCGAAATCGTCGCCTGGGGCCCGCCGGAGGATATCGCCAAGGCGCCGCGGAGCTATACGGGGAAGTTTTTGGAGCCGGTGCTGAAGAAGGCGCGGAAGCCGAAGCGGCGGAGCACGAGCGAGGCGGCGGAGTAG
- a CDS encoding AAA family ATPase: MSRRSNRTINLPAPYLKRVWLDPSQVRDREAYPFCLPIFPDDFELNFDAAVTIVVGENGTGKSTILEGIAALAGYDDAGGGKGYMPVDHSEAREKMGGQLSRALRASWLPKITNGWFFRAESFFSVARYLDKAARDAGQAGPDFLSHSHGEGFLRFFEERCQRQGIFIFDEPESALSPARQIEFLKLLRRMDESRICQVIMATHAPLLMAYPNARLLRLGKYGLEPTTVEQTDYYRVMREFCDDPRGFVEATLAE; encoded by the coding sequence ATGAGCCGACGAAGCAATCGCACCATCAACCTGCCGGCGCCGTATCTGAAGCGGGTCTGGCTCGATCCGTCGCAAGTTCGCGATCGCGAGGCTTATCCGTTTTGCCTGCCCATTTTTCCGGATGATTTCGAGCTCAACTTCGACGCCGCCGTCACGATCGTCGTCGGAGAGAATGGCACCGGGAAGTCGACGATCCTCGAGGGTATCGCAGCGCTTGCCGGCTACGACGATGCGGGTGGAGGCAAGGGCTACATGCCCGTCGACCATTCCGAAGCGCGGGAGAAGATGGGCGGCCAGCTCTCCAGGGCTTTGCGCGCAAGCTGGCTGCCGAAGATCACCAACGGCTGGTTTTTTCGCGCCGAGAGTTTTTTCTCGGTGGCGCGATATCTCGACAAGGCCGCACGTGATGCCGGCCAGGCCGGCCCCGACTTCCTGTCGCATTCCCATGGCGAAGGTTTTCTGCGCTTCTTCGAAGAGCGCTGCCAGCGCCAGGGCATCTTCATCTTCGACGAACCGGAATCGGCGCTGTCGCCGGCGCGTCAGATCGAATTCCTGAAGCTCTTGCGACGCATGGACGAGTCCCGCATCTGCCAGGTCATCATGGCAACCCATGCGCCTCTGCTGATGGCCTATCCAAACGCGAGACTGTTGCGGTTGGGCAAATACGGCCTGGAGCCGACGACGGTGGAGCAAACCGATTATTACCGGGTGATGCGCGAATTCTGTGACGATCCGCGCGGGTTCGTGGAGGCGACACTGGCGGAGTAG
- a CDS encoding nucleoside hydrolase, producing the protein MTLSDAARLKLLEPPVGKVRVVLDTDTYNEIDDQFALVQMLLSKDRFDVEAIYAAPLFNTRADSPGHGMELSYQEILRLLERLDVAPDGLVHRGVTDYVGPGKTAQAAPAVNDLVARAHAGSPDNPLYVIAIGAISNIASALLKAPDIIDRVVVVWLGGHALEWPHTIEFNLKQDVGGAQVLFDSGVPLVLVPCKGVTSHLHSTVPEIERYVEPHGSIGAFLAMRFKDYSSDHLGWAKEIWDMAPVGWLLNPDWAPSVIIPAPVLTDQITWSVDRRRHPIRYVTYVDRNPILKDFFLKLKAFAAPKVP; encoded by the coding sequence ATGACACTCTCGGACGCAGCCCGCCTCAAACTCCTGGAGCCGCCGGTCGGCAAGGTGCGCGTGGTCCTCGACACCGACACCTACAACGAGATCGACGATCAGTTCGCGCTGGTGCAGATGCTGCTATCGAAGGACCGGTTCGACGTCGAGGCGATCTACGCCGCGCCGTTGTTCAACACGCGCGCCGACAGTCCCGGCCACGGCATGGAGCTGAGCTACCAGGAAATCCTTCGCCTGCTGGAGCGCCTCGACGTCGCGCCGGACGGCCTCGTCCATCGCGGCGTCACCGACTATGTCGGCCCCGGCAAGACGGCGCAAGCGGCCCCCGCCGTCAACGACCTTGTGGCCCGGGCGCACGCAGGCTCCCCTGACAATCCGCTCTACGTCATTGCCATCGGCGCCATCAGCAATATCGCCTCGGCGCTGCTCAAGGCCCCCGACATCATCGACCGCGTGGTCGTGGTCTGGCTTGGCGGTCACGCGCTGGAATGGCCGCACACGATCGAGTTCAACCTCAAGCAGGACGTCGGCGGCGCGCAGGTGCTGTTCGACAGCGGCGTGCCGCTCGTGCTCGTGCCCTGCAAGGGCGTCACCTCGCACCTTCACAGCACGGTGCCGGAGATCGAGCGCTACGTCGAACCACATGGCAGCATCGGCGCGTTCCTCGCCATGCGCTTCAAGGACTATTCGTCCGACCATCTGGGTTGGGCCAAGGAGATCTGGGACATGGCGCCGGTCGGCTGGCTTCTCAATCCCGATTGGGCGCCGAGCGTGATCATCCCGGCCCCGGTTCTCACGGATCAGATCACGTGGAGCGTCGACCGCCGGCGGCATCCGATCCGCTACGTGACCTATGTGGATCGCAACCCGATCCTGAAGGACTTTTTCCTGAAGTTGAAAGCGTTTGCCGCGCCGAAGGTGCCGTAG
- a CDS encoding HAD-IA family hydrolase, with the protein MPYSLAIFDLDGTLADSFPWFRRTINDIADRFGFRRVADEDVEGLRHASTREILSRLEVPLWKLPAIARHARRLKAEASAEIALFPGVEPMLRTLTDNGVQLALVSSDSEANARQKLGDAAALFSHFDCAASVFGKPAKFRRVIRRAGVVPAEVISIGDEVRDIEAARAVGIACGAVSWGYAAPAALRALAPDHMFAQMDEIADVVCPISLKA; encoded by the coding sequence ATGCCCTACTCCCTCGCCATCTTCGACCTCGACGGCACGCTGGCCGACAGCTTTCCGTGGTTTCGGCGCACCATCAACGACATCGCCGATCGCTTTGGGTTTCGCCGCGTTGCGGATGAGGATGTCGAGGGGCTGCGGCATGCCTCGACGCGCGAGATCCTGAGCCGGCTCGAGGTGCCGCTGTGGAAGCTGCCGGCGATCGCGCGGCATGCACGGCGGTTGAAGGCGGAAGCATCGGCGGAGATTGCGCTGTTTCCTGGCGTCGAGCCTATGCTGCGGACGCTCACCGATAACGGTGTGCAGCTGGCGCTCGTGAGCTCCGACAGTGAGGCCAATGCGCGACAGAAGCTGGGTGACGCCGCCGCGCTGTTCTCGCATTTCGACTGCGCCGCCTCAGTATTCGGCAAGCCGGCCAAATTTCGCCGCGTGATCCGGCGCGCCGGTGTCGTCCCGGCAGAGGTCATTTCAATCGGCGACGAGGTCCGCGATATCGAGGCGGCGCGCGCGGTGGGGATTGCCTGCGGCGCGGTGAGTTGGGGCTATGCCGCGCCGGCGGCGCTGCGGGCGCTTGCGCCCGATCACATGTTCGCGCAGATGGATGAGATCGCAGACGTGGTCTGCCCGATTTCGCTCAAGGCCTGA
- a CDS encoding PCC domain-containing protein — MRSIKQPGAPVAERIQWVEARGRAFSFRLEAGLPLLEAARRGFAAEGFASGVLDFGSAALGPFAYVMPALSKTGENAAFYSDTFRPSGVTRTKLGCMTLGMRDGAPFFHCHGFWTEADGKASGGHMLPDETVVAEPFEVEAFGIDGAMFTAEPDPETNFKLFGPVPAASAGTHTTSRAFALRLRPNQDFAGCLEGFCRANGIARAKIHGGVGSTIGARFTHGGVTEPFATELAVTAGTIVQGSSGAPEAALDIALIDYTGGIAEGRLIRGDNPVLMTMELVLEVLG; from the coding sequence ATGCGAAGTATCAAGCAGCCGGGCGCGCCTGTCGCCGAACGCATCCAATGGGTCGAGGCGAGGGGGCGCGCGTTCTCGTTCAGGCTCGAAGCGGGTCTGCCGCTGCTCGAAGCCGCGCGGCGTGGTTTTGCGGCAGAGGGGTTTGCCAGTGGCGTGCTGGATTTTGGGAGCGCTGCACTCGGACCATTCGCATACGTGATGCCGGCGCTGTCGAAGACAGGTGAGAACGCGGCGTTCTACAGTGACACTTTTCGCCCCAGCGGCGTGACGCGGACGAAACTCGGCTGCATGACGCTCGGAATGCGCGATGGCGCCCCGTTCTTTCATTGCCACGGGTTCTGGACGGAGGCGGACGGCAAGGCAAGCGGCGGCCACATGCTGCCGGACGAGACTGTTGTCGCCGAGCCGTTCGAGGTCGAAGCGTTCGGCATCGACGGTGCGATGTTCACCGCGGAGCCCGATCCCGAGACCAATTTCAAACTGTTCGGACCGGTGCCCGCTGCGAGCGCCGGAACACATACGACAAGCCGCGCCTTTGCGCTGCGACTGCGGCCCAACCAGGATTTTGCCGGCTGCCTCGAAGGCTTTTGCCGCGCTAACGGCATCGCACGCGCGAAGATTCACGGCGGCGTCGGTTCGACCATCGGCGCGCGCTTCACCCATGGCGGGGTGACCGAGCCGTTCGCGACCGAGCTCGCCGTGACAGCGGGGACGATCGTACAGGGCAGTTCGGGCGCACCGGAGGCGGCGCTCGACATTGCCCTGATCGACTACACTGGCGGCATTGCGGAGGGCCGTCTGATCCGTGGGGATAATCCCGTGCTGATGACCATGGAACTGGTGCTCGAGGTGTTGGGCTAG
- a CDS encoding SRPBCC family protein translates to MRVTIGRRMVMGAVLTAAGAVALTAAFGPAWAHGPTRQKVRESIEINAPPAKVWAAIGNFQDMSWLPPVTKTEGEKGNEIEATRRLTLTGGATVDEELYKFDAAAMTYSYRITKVDVKVLPVTNYSSTLTVTPSADGKGATLEWAGAFYRGFPNNDPPPELSDEAAVKAVKGLYQAGLEALKKKIESGS, encoded by the coding sequence ATGAGGGTGACGATTGGACGGCGCATGGTCATGGGCGCGGTGCTGACTGCCGCGGGCGCGGTGGCTTTGACGGCGGCGTTTGGCCCGGCCTGGGCACATGGGCCGACCCGGCAGAAGGTGCGCGAATCCATCGAGATCAATGCGCCGCCGGCCAAGGTGTGGGCCGCGATCGGCAATTTCCAGGACATGAGCTGGCTCCCGCCTGTTACCAAGACCGAGGGCGAGAAGGGCAATGAGATCGAAGCGACGCGGCGGCTGACCCTGACGGGAGGCGCCACCGTCGATGAGGAACTCTACAAGTTCGACGCTGCCGCGATGACCTATTCCTACCGGATCACCAAGGTGGACGTGAAGGTGCTGCCGGTCACCAATTATTCCTCGACGCTGACGGTGACGCCGAGCGCCGACGGCAAGGGCGCGACGCTGGAATGGGCGGGCGCGTTCTACCGCGGCTTCCCCAACAACGATCCGCCGCCTGAGCTGAGCGACGAGGCCGCGGTGAAGGCGGTGAAGGGGCTCTATCAGGCTGGGCTCGAAGCGCTGAAGAAGAAGATCGAGAGCGGAAGCTGA
- a CDS encoding DUF1217 domain-containing protein translates to MVSTYFSYNYIAHHLKQSLTRVEQQPDVARESAYYKANIGKVRTVDDLMKDYRLYHYAMKAYGLEDMAYAKAFMKKVLESDLSDPKSFVNKLVDKRYREFAAAFSFNGSATPVAQSGDQTDEMIGLYTTTKKSQVDALAVDSNYYSAEIGKISSADQLLNNDRLRNYVYSAYGIDQSKWPGDTISQVLRSDPSDPNSYVNTTFASQLTGLNAQLVQAKSDASAADLKITGYKAQLSQPGADVTQLNIQILVEKSHLESYTKSISSLSDQIATIGGFVDLAGAFEFSPDGSLPSGVSAQTAANVAITKKRFDDSKAAVYSAASPIYEALAIKQFRTDLSKINSVQAFVSTPGVYDFALGAVGLDPGMVSKATIKAVLESDVNDPKSYVYTLKDNRYVELARAFNFDAKGNLTTPLVAQDSAQVLQIAREYVIAALKQASPQQEKAIRALATKDATAYQEAIAGIDSVSELLANRPMVDFILLAKGLDPKKVSTEFLKKIFSSDLNNPKSFANTQSDPRFAEIVASFNFDSKGNVARLPMMGPQKRDQFRETQANYLQQSLEQQQGDTNPGVRLALYFQRKAGEITSAYDILADKALSEVFRTTFDLPDSMASMQIDQQAKVVDKFMKIKDLSDPAKVEKLLSRFSAMYDVRNGESIGQGQSPLLNLFQGSSSGISGISESTFLAIAKLRAH, encoded by the coding sequence ATGGTATCAACGTATTTCAGCTACAACTACATTGCGCACCATCTCAAGCAGTCCCTGACGCGGGTTGAACAGCAACCCGATGTCGCGCGAGAATCCGCCTATTACAAAGCCAACATTGGCAAGGTGCGGACCGTCGATGATCTTATGAAAGATTATCGCCTGTATCATTATGCGATGAAGGCATATGGCCTGGAAGACATGGCCTACGCCAAGGCTTTCATGAAGAAGGTGCTGGAGAGCGACCTCTCCGACCCAAAGAGCTTCGTCAACAAGTTGGTAGACAAGCGCTACCGGGAGTTTGCCGCGGCATTCTCCTTCAATGGCAGTGCCACGCCAGTTGCGCAATCGGGAGACCAGACCGACGAGATGATCGGTCTGTACACGACGACCAAGAAGAGCCAGGTCGATGCGCTTGCCGTAGACTCGAATTACTACAGCGCTGAAATCGGCAAGATCAGCAGTGCAGACCAACTCCTGAACAACGACCGTCTTCGCAACTATGTCTACTCGGCATACGGGATCGATCAAAGCAAGTGGCCGGGTGACACGATAAGTCAGGTCTTGCGCAGCGATCCGTCCGATCCAAACAGCTACGTCAACACCACCTTCGCTTCTCAGTTGACCGGCCTCAATGCCCAGCTTGTTCAAGCCAAATCGGACGCCAGCGCCGCTGATCTAAAGATAACCGGTTACAAGGCCCAACTATCGCAACCGGGCGCCGACGTGACCCAGTTGAACATCCAGATCCTGGTCGAAAAAAGTCACCTGGAGTCATATACGAAAAGCATTTCTAGCCTCAGTGACCAGATAGCGACGATTGGCGGGTTTGTAGACCTGGCCGGCGCGTTCGAGTTCTCGCCCGACGGGTCGCTTCCGTCAGGCGTGTCCGCCCAGACTGCCGCAAATGTCGCGATCACGAAAAAGCGGTTCGACGACAGCAAGGCCGCCGTCTATTCGGCGGCAAGCCCGATATACGAAGCTTTGGCGATCAAGCAATTCAGAACGGACCTCAGCAAGATCAATTCAGTCCAGGCGTTCGTATCGACACCTGGCGTGTATGATTTTGCGCTGGGCGCCGTCGGCCTCGATCCCGGAATGGTCTCGAAGGCGACGATCAAGGCAGTCCTCGAAAGCGACGTCAACGACCCCAAGAGCTACGTCTATACCCTCAAGGACAATCGGTACGTAGAGCTCGCACGCGCCTTCAACTTCGACGCAAAAGGCAATCTGACGACCCCCTTGGTGGCTCAAGACTCGGCTCAGGTCCTCCAGATCGCGAGGGAATACGTCATTGCCGCGCTGAAACAGGCAAGCCCTCAGCAGGAGAAGGCAATTCGGGCACTAGCCACGAAAGATGCGACGGCTTATCAAGAGGCAATCGCAGGCATCGACAGCGTTTCCGAGCTTCTCGCAAACAGGCCGATGGTCGATTTCATTCTCTTGGCCAAGGGTTTGGACCCTAAGAAGGTCAGCACCGAATTTCTCAAGAAGATCTTCAGCTCCGACCTGAACAACCCAAAGAGCTTCGCGAACACGCAGAGCGATCCTCGCTTTGCCGAAATCGTTGCGTCGTTCAACTTCGACAGCAAGGGCAACGTCGCGCGCCTCCCGATGATGGGTCCTCAGAAGAGAGATCAATTCCGGGAAACACAGGCGAACTATCTCCAGCAAAGCCTGGAGCAGCAGCAGGGGGATACGAATCCCGGCGTACGCCTTGCGCTCTATTTCCAGCGAAAGGCGGGAGAAATCACGTCCGCATACGACATCCTTGCCGACAAGGCTCTTTCAGAGGTGTTCAGAACCACCTTCGATTTGCCTGACTCGATGGCCTCGATGCAGATCGATCAGCAAGCCAAGGTCGTGGACAAATTCATGAAGATCAAGGATCTTTCCGATCCGGCGAAGGTTGAAAAACTGTTGAGCCGGTTCTCCGCCATGTATGACGTCAGAAACGGCGAGAGCATCGGCCAGGGTCAATCTCCCTTGCTCAACCTCTTTCAAGGATCGAGCTCGGGCATATCAGGGATAAGTGAATCCACGTTCTTGGCCATCGCCAAGCTGCGTGCTCACTGA